Proteins encoded by one window of Vampirovibrionales bacterium:
- a CDS encoding OmpA family protein, with product MTWRIRPPANFATGPGDPPIIPLKSMEPAAEDPAVGQTVSQAMMQRLDAMEQDLSGGTTYTGAVRWMIPYADLLTVLLGLFLLVIALYAHEKQVVDASLSQTRKALAVQTAEATATKTRLATIRHRLEAISGPLSREEAGIFEESAGSKIPPAAPLDARLMAIPDIEVQRQERGIVVRLPDSLLFPSGSDALTPGARTTLDRLAPVLRDNPTPIKIEGHTDNAPIATGRFPSNWELSTARATQIVRYLITQRGFSPGRLSASGYGEFHPIATNSSIEGKQKNRRVDIVLMNADAAKQEPPPAPQTSSGKLSAKVSGKESPRPTAVYHMTAPLAE from the coding sequence ATGACCTGGCGCATACGACCTCCCGCTAATTTCGCGACCGGTCCCGGCGATCCGCCCATCATTCCGCTGAAATCGATGGAGCCTGCGGCCGAGGATCCGGCTGTCGGGCAAACCGTCAGCCAGGCCATGATGCAGCGCCTCGACGCGATGGAGCAAGACCTGTCGGGCGGGACCACTTACACGGGCGCCGTCCGCTGGATGATTCCCTACGCTGACCTGTTGACCGTATTGCTGGGCTTGTTTTTGCTGGTTATCGCCCTCTATGCTCATGAAAAACAGGTCGTCGACGCCTCGTTGAGTCAAACGCGCAAGGCGCTGGCCGTTCAAACGGCGGAAGCCACGGCGACGAAAACCCGTCTGGCGACGATTCGCCATAGGCTCGAAGCCATCTCCGGGCCGTTGTCGCGAGAAGAAGCCGGTATTTTTGAAGAAAGCGCCGGATCGAAGATCCCGCCCGCCGCGCCTCTGGACGCGCGCCTGATGGCCATCCCCGATATCGAAGTACAGCGTCAGGAGCGCGGCATCGTCGTGCGATTGCCCGATTCGCTGCTGTTTCCGTCCGGCAGCGATGCGCTGACGCCGGGCGCCCGCACGACGCTCGACCGGCTGGCGCCGGTCCTGCGCGACAATCCGACGCCTATCAAGATTGAGGGTCATACCGACAATGCGCCGATCGCTACCGGGCGTTTTCCGTCCAACTGGGAATTGTCGACGGCGCGCGCAACGCAGATTGTGCGCTATCTGATCACCCAACGGGGCTTTTCGCCGGGGCGATTGTCCGCGTCGGGTTATGGCGAATTTCATCCCATCGCGACAAATTCCTCCATCGAAGGGAAACAAAAAAACCGCCGGGTCGATATAGTGTTAATGAATGCGGATGCGGCCAAACAGGAGCCGCCGCCCGCCCCTCAGACATCATCGGGAAAATTATCGGCAAAAGTATCGGGAAAGGAGAGCCCCCGGCCGACAGCCGTTTATCACATGACGGCTCCGCTGGCGGAATAA
- a CDS encoding MotA/TolQ/ExbB proton channel family protein, whose product MDKATVIGLILGCLTLGGALLLGHAPLQALIQPEALLMVFGGTATAVLVSFSTRTLGAAWTGFCHSLREDAFGAEDYLDYLTEISRFVRQEGTLALEPMLAQVEIPFIRQGLQLMVDGQPEAFIRNSLMTEIDITYRDDLDKSRVFEAAGGFAPTMGIVGAVIGLMSVVGSFQSPGQLGEGVAGAFSATLYGVALANLFLLPVAGKLRQRARDQWFRKTLMLEGMMSICCGDHPMMTEEKLRFFAGAKPAERFPERLEDATPDFIFDDLAHTTSR is encoded by the coding sequence ATGGACAAGGCGACGGTAATTGGATTAATTCTGGGCTGTCTGACGTTGGGCGGCGCGCTGTTGCTCGGGCATGCGCCCCTGCAGGCGTTGATTCAGCCCGAAGCCCTGCTGATGGTGTTTGGGGGCACGGCGACCGCCGTTCTGGTGAGTTTCTCAACCCGAACGCTGGGAGCCGCCTGGACGGGCTTTTGTCACTCTCTGCGTGAAGACGCCTTCGGCGCTGAAGATTATCTCGACTACCTGACGGAAATTTCCCGTTTTGTGCGTCAGGAAGGCACGCTGGCCCTTGAGCCGATGCTGGCGCAGGTGGAAATTCCCTTCATTCGCCAAGGTCTGCAACTGATGGTCGACGGGCAGCCGGAAGCCTTCATTCGCAATAGCCTGATGACGGAAATTGACATTACGTATCGCGATGATCTCGATAAGTCCCGCGTCTTTGAGGCCGCTGGCGGCTTTGCGCCCACCATGGGCATTGTCGGCGCCGTCATTGGCTTGATGAGCGTCGTCGGATCGTTTCAATCGCCGGGGCAATTGGGTGAGGGCGTTGCCGGGGCTTTCAGCGCGACGTTATATGGCGTGGCGCTGGCCAATCTGTTTCTGCTGCCGGTGGCGGGTAAATTGCGTCAGCGCGCGCGCGATCAATGGTTCCGTAAAACGCTGATGCTGGAAGGCATGATGAGCATCTGCTGCGGCGATCACCCGATGATGACCGAAGAAAAGCTCCGCTTCTTTGCCGGCGCCAAGCCCGCAGAACGATTCCCAGAACGTCTGGAAGACGCAACCCCGGATTTCATTTTCGATGACCTGGCGCATACGACCTCCCGCTAA
- a CDS encoding acyl-CoA thioesterase: MTASYFSRRWLESLLSPRPPESALGFAPPPHGGMIERWLSRALWESLPNASPGKRGRKPGGSPEDSRALILKPALEENCNELGHVEAGHLLKLMDVVGVVSAFRHFNEGNIFVTASLDRTNFVSPIHAWEYIRMDSRITQVWGSSLETEVTLSAFGLRDRETVRHDVATAYLTYVALDERRHKVTLPPLSLGRASDYRAARLADLRRENRRQEASEAPPLALNATDDPFISDISRLMTRKETNSLGNVFGGVILEMISAAGQQAALRHAGRGPAILARIDRMSFLAPAFVGETVRARALPTKTWKTSMETQVLVEAIAPGDPFHPREIAQCYLVFVRLDETTERPAPVPPWQPTTPQQTQRAEAADIRRQFRASEALQAKNEHTPRLPLWRRCQLFWRDKASRLKRCFWIWMEP, from the coding sequence ATGACTGCGTCCTATTTTTCGCGCCGCTGGCTTGAAAGCCTGCTATCCCCGCGCCCGCCTGAGAGCGCGCTGGGCTTTGCCCCGCCGCCGCACGGCGGCATGATTGAGCGATGGCTGTCGCGCGCCCTGTGGGAATCCTTACCCAACGCATCGCCCGGCAAACGGGGCCGAAAACCGGGCGGCTCGCCGGAGGATTCTCGCGCGCTGATTCTGAAACCAGCGCTGGAAGAGAATTGTAATGAATTGGGCCACGTCGAAGCCGGCCATTTACTCAAGCTGATGGATGTCGTCGGCGTCGTGTCGGCATTCCGGCATTTTAATGAGGGCAATATCTTTGTCACGGCCTCGCTCGACCGAACCAATTTTGTCAGTCCCATTCACGCATGGGAATACATCCGCATGGACAGCCGCATCACGCAGGTATGGGGCTCCTCGCTGGAAACCGAAGTGACGTTATCGGCCTTTGGCTTGCGCGATCGCGAAACCGTGCGCCATGACGTGGCCACCGCCTATCTGACGTATGTCGCCCTGGATGAGCGCCGCCATAAAGTCACCCTGCCGCCATTGTCGTTGGGGCGCGCTTCGGACTACCGGGCCGCGCGGCTCGCCGACCTGCGGCGCGAAAACCGCCGACAGGAAGCTAGCGAGGCCCCGCCGCTGGCGCTCAATGCCACTGACGATCCTTTTATCAGCGATATTTCTCGCCTGATGACGCGCAAAGAGACCAACTCGCTGGGCAACGTCTTTGGCGGGGTGATTCTGGAAATGATCAGCGCAGCAGGCCAGCAGGCCGCCTTGCGCCACGCCGGACGCGGTCCCGCCATTCTGGCGCGGATTGATCGCATGAGTTTTCTGGCCCCGGCCTTTGTGGGAGAAACCGTCCGCGCGCGGGCGCTGCCGACCAAGACGTGGAAAACTTCGATGGAAACCCAGGTCCTCGTGGAAGCCATCGCCCCCGGCGACCCGTTTCACCCGCGAGAAATCGCTCAGTGTTATCTGGTCTTCGTCCGGCTTGATGAGACCACTGAACGCCCCGCGCCTGTGCCTCCCTGGCAACCGACGACCCCGCAGCAGACCCAGCGCGCAGAAGCCGCCGACATTCGACGCCAGTTTCGCGCCAGTGAGGCGCTTCAGGCCAAGAACGAGCACACCCCGCGCTTACCACTCTGGCGACGATGCCAGTTATTCTGGCGAGACAAGGCGTCTCGCCTTAAACGTTGTTTCTGGATATGGATGGAGCCTTAA
- a CDS encoding class I SAM-dependent RNA methyltransferase has product MDVDFDPRYDASAVVVVEKLLPGGVGLARLPEGKLVLVEGAAAQDKLSIVYRIGRAKTLRGAVRLVLKPSPDRRDPAPAPCPACDWVHLTREAQLREKRLLVADCMRRLARLPQTAIEETLAPPPELSLRNKISLAIHEAPPLSETDAPPKDAAQTGAALIGYRAPGSRSIVAYEGCLQAPPVFAEIVAWLSARWPGQTGAESLLLRQNAGGDILVGFRGETLRHQALEPLVAPLRQAFPAILGIDAQGVSGHRVLAGQAFFREELGEWTFQVGCDSFFQVNRAAAGLLLGLVKDSLRVIAGDRALLPSGVDLYAGVGTFTFALAAVCERVIAAEYADGAIADLALNCALNQVETVEARHGDVCSTLKSMEDDVAIAIVNPPRTGCPYRVIDWLNAHVREGIIMISCDPATLARDLKRLKEKGEWRIERIQPVDMFADTHHVETVVCLVRGEA; this is encoded by the coding sequence ATGGACGTCGATTTTGACCCGAGATACGACGCAAGCGCCGTCGTCGTCGTTGAAAAACTTCTGCCGGGCGGCGTCGGGCTGGCCCGCCTGCCGGAAGGCAAGCTCGTGCTGGTCGAAGGGGCCGCCGCGCAAGACAAGCTTTCGATTGTCTATCGGATCGGACGCGCCAAGACCTTGCGCGGGGCGGTTCGGCTGGTCCTCAAGCCTTCGCCTGATCGCCGCGATCCGGCGCCTGCGCCGTGTCCGGCATGCGATTGGGTCCATTTGACGCGAGAAGCGCAGTTGCGCGAAAAACGCCTGCTGGTCGCCGATTGTATGCGCCGTCTGGCGCGCCTGCCGCAAACCGCGATCGAAGAGACTCTGGCCCCGCCCCCGGAACTGTCGCTGCGCAACAAGATTTCGCTGGCTATCCACGAAGCGCCGCCGCTCTCTGAGACGGACGCGCCACCCAAAGACGCGGCCCAAACGGGCGCAGCGCTCATCGGGTATCGCGCGCCGGGGAGTCGCAGCATTGTCGCTTATGAGGGCTGCCTACAGGCGCCGCCCGTCTTTGCCGAGATCGTCGCCTGGCTGAGCGCGCGCTGGCCGGGGCAGACCGGCGCAGAAAGCCTGCTGTTACGGCAAAACGCAGGCGGCGATATTCTGGTTGGTTTTCGCGGCGAAACGCTTCGGCATCAGGCTCTCGAACCGCTGGTTGCGCCGCTGCGCCAAGCGTTTCCCGCCATTCTGGGAATCGACGCCCAAGGCGTCTCCGGGCACCGGGTGCTGGCAGGACAGGCGTTTTTCCGCGAAGAGCTGGGCGAGTGGACGTTTCAGGTCGGCTGCGACAGCTTTTTTCAGGTCAATCGGGCCGCGGCGGGGCTGTTGCTGGGCCTGGTGAAAGACTCTCTACGCGTCATCGCCGGGGATCGCGCGCTGCTGCCTTCCGGCGTGGATCTTTACGCGGGGGTTGGGACGTTTACGTTTGCGCTGGCGGCCGTATGCGAGCGCGTGATCGCCGCCGAATACGCCGACGGCGCCATCGCCGACCTCGCCCTGAACTGCGCGCTGAATCAGGTCGAAACCGTGGAAGCCCGCCATGGCGACGTGTGCAGTACGCTCAAGAGCATGGAGGACGACGTCGCCATCGCCATTGTGAATCCGCCGCGTACGGGCTGCCCGTATCGCGTCATTGACTGGCTAAACGCCCACGTCCGCGAAGGAATTATTATGATTAGCTGCGATCCGGCCACGCTGGCGCGCGATCTCAAACGCCTCAAAGAGAAAGGCGAGTGGCGCATCGAGCGCATCCAGCCGGTGGATATGTTCGCGGACACGCATCACGTGGAAACCGTCGTTTGTCTGGTAAGGGGAGAGGCGTAG
- a CDS encoding glycosyltransferase family 2 protein, with product MESSCAMSAADTRQTPLISVILPTHNCESFLGEAVMSVLRQTYPHWELWVVDDGSTDGTPALMASFTARDERIHYIPLPKQPSSAGSAVRNVALTHARGDYVAYLDSDDVFYPDALETLLAALRDCPDKVVAKGFYNTIDERGRPLRNVGVDLLTLPSGETVLPPGFCYDWLTVLDVRFPCQLGTGLYRRSLLDELGPFREDLTHSDDFEYFVKIFQRYPQGVAVLPRYVLGYRIQPNALTKDPQKAQALVSCHLRVLDDIFAPEFGLPPQAQALRSLVTLYFFRRVARNQLNLNRPQLARALALQARRRPDVDKTAWLRAFWGVYSQTFFPSGFYQSLAGLNREVRLMAQGLRYASPLTRQTTVST from the coding sequence ATGGAGAGTTCCTGCGCCATGAGCGCCGCTGACACGCGGCAAACGCCGCTGATTTCCGTGATTTTGCCCACGCACAACTGTGAAAGCTTTTTGGGCGAGGCGGTGATGTCCGTCCTTCGCCAGACTTATCCCCATTGGGAGCTGTGGGTCGTCGATGACGGCTCGACCGACGGCACGCCCGCGCTGATGGCCTCGTTTACCGCGCGCGATGAGCGGATTCATTATATTCCGCTGCCCAAGCAACCGTCTTCGGCAGGGAGCGCCGTTCGTAACGTCGCATTGACCCACGCGCGGGGCGACTATGTGGCGTATCTGGACTCTGACGACGTGTTTTACCCCGATGCGCTCGAAACGCTTCTGGCCGCCCTGCGCGATTGCCCGGATAAAGTCGTTGCCAAAGGGTTCTACAATACCATTGACGAGCGCGGGCGACCGCTGCGCAATGTGGGCGTGGATCTGCTGACCCTGCCGTCCGGGGAAACCGTCCTGCCGCCGGGGTTTTGCTACGACTGGCTTACGGTTCTCGACGTGCGTTTTCCGTGTCAGTTGGGAACCGGCCTGTACCGCCGCTCCCTGCTGGATGAATTGGGACCGTTTCGCGAAGATTTGACGCATTCGGACGACTTTGAGTACTTCGTCAAGATTTTTCAGCGCTATCCGCAAGGCGTCGCCGTGCTGCCGCGCTACGTGCTGGGCTACCGTATTCAGCCCAACGCGCTGACCAAAGATCCGCAGAAGGCGCAGGCGCTCGTGTCGTGTCACTTGCGCGTGCTGGACGATATTTTCGCCCCTGAATTCGGCTTGCCGCCGCAGGCGCAGGCGTTGCGCTCCCTGGTGACGCTGTATTTCTTCCGGCGCGTGGCGCGCAATCAGCTCAATTTAAACCGTCCGCAGTTGGCCAGGGCCTTGGCGCTTCAGGCGCGGCGACGGCCCGATGTGGATAAAACCGCATGGCTGCGCGCTTTTTGGGGCGTGTACTCCCAAACGTTCTTCCCCAGCGGATTCTATCAGAGTCTGGCCGGTCTGAATCGTGAAGTGCGGCTGATGGCGCAAGGCTTGCGCTACGCCTCTCCCCTTACCAGACAAACGACGGTTTCCACGTGA
- a CDS encoding helix-turn-helix transcriptional regulator: MPIQNARDFGQLIRETRKASQVTQKELAAACGVGVRFIRELEKGKPTCELEKALLAAAMLGLTLNVRRE, from the coding sequence ATGCCCATTCAAAATGCCCGCGACTTCGGACAATTGATTCGAGAAACCCGAAAAGCCAGCCAAGTCACCCAGAAAGAGTTGGCGGCGGCATGCGGCGTGGGCGTTCGATTCATCCGGGAGCTGGAAAAAGGCAAACCCACTTGCGAACTGGAAAAAGCATTGCTAGCGGCCGCAATGCTCGGCCTTACGCTGAACGTGAGGCGCGAATAA
- a CDS encoding type II toxin-antitoxin system HipA family toxin: MPQDKQSLAVWLSGEWVGVLQQTPTGSMQFTYLPQASQALSIGMPIRSEPYNDVRSEAYFGGLLPESAMARKAIGQRYGINPHNSFGVLRAIGYDCAGAVSLHPLHETVSAQAAQPFPLSGKALSEEALYHHIQELPQKPLFLGAEGLRLSLAGAQDKAAVCVIDNEIALPQAGCPTTHILKPVMPGVDGIIHNEYACLKLAQRVCGSMGLKVPHAEIRWAQQTPYLLIERYDRVIASGHVQRIHQEDFCQALGIISANKYQREGGPDFTACFDLLRATTRPVKDRNAMAALMAFNYLIANCDAHGKNVSLLHHPQSQIAMAPAYDLICTQVYPHLAQTMAMKIGGYYEPDRIFARHWQRQCRQMGYSYPALRETLYKQARLLPDALQAEKANMQERNVFDPVLDEMARVIEARCQQTIQRLETGD; encoded by the coding sequence ATGCCGCAGGATAAACAATCGCTCGCCGTCTGGCTGTCTGGAGAATGGGTCGGGGTTCTCCAGCAAACCCCGACGGGGAGCATGCAATTTACCTATTTGCCGCAGGCGTCTCAGGCGCTTTCTATTGGCATGCCAATCCGGTCAGAACCCTACAATGACGTCCGAAGCGAGGCCTACTTCGGCGGCCTGCTGCCAGAAAGCGCCATGGCCCGCAAAGCCATCGGTCAGCGCTATGGCATTAATCCTCATAACAGTTTTGGGGTGCTGCGCGCCATTGGCTACGATTGCGCCGGGGCGGTTTCGCTGCATCCGCTTCACGAAACCGTGAGTGCGCAAGCCGCACAACCGTTTCCCTTATCCGGCAAGGCGCTCTCAGAAGAAGCGCTGTATCACCATATTCAGGAATTGCCTCAAAAGCCCCTGTTTTTAGGGGCGGAGGGTCTGAGACTCTCGCTGGCGGGCGCGCAGGACAAAGCGGCGGTTTGCGTCATTGACAACGAAATTGCCCTGCCACAAGCGGGTTGTCCCACCACGCACATCTTAAAGCCTGTAATGCCAGGCGTTGATGGGATTATTCATAATGAATACGCGTGCCTGAAGCTCGCCCAACGGGTGTGCGGGTCGATGGGCCTGAAGGTCCCTCACGCAGAAATCCGCTGGGCGCAGCAAACGCCCTATTTGTTGATTGAACGCTATGACCGGGTGATAGCGAGCGGTCATGTTCAACGCATTCATCAGGAAGATTTCTGTCAGGCGTTGGGGATTATTTCCGCCAATAAATACCAGCGAGAAGGCGGCCCGGATTTTACCGCCTGTTTTGATCTCCTGCGAGCAACCACCCGACCGGTCAAAGACCGCAACGCAATGGCGGCGTTGATGGCGTTTAACTACCTCATTGCCAATTGCGACGCGCACGGAAAAAACGTCTCGCTGCTTCATCATCCTCAAAGCCAGATTGCCATGGCGCCCGCTTATGACCTGATCTGCACGCAGGTTTATCCCCATCTGGCCCAGACCATGGCGATGAAAATCGGCGGCTATTATGAACCCGATCGGATTTTTGCGCGTCATTGGCAACGGCAATGCCGGCAGATGGGCTATTCGTACCCGGCCTTAAGAGAAACGCTCTATAAGCAGGCCCGTCTTCTGCCGGACGCGCTTCAGGCCGAAAAAGCCAACATGCAGGAGCGCAACGTGTTTGATCCGGTACTGGATGAGATGGCGCGCGTGATTGAAGCGCGCTGCCAGCAAACCATTCAGCGGCTTGAGACAGGCGACTGA
- a CDS encoding STAS domain-containing protein yields MTPITGLKTREAGDATVVEIDSQNVDFRNCETIKAAIQSIVRSGRNRLILNLGKVGFMDSSGLSILLSCKRLCEETNGRLTLCALQSYVSNLVMLTNLNRSIPIFETEEQAIAG; encoded by the coding sequence ATGACCCCTATCACCGGACTGAAGACGCGCGAAGCCGGCGACGCCACCGTCGTGGAAATCGATTCGCAAAACGTGGATTTCCGTAACTGCGAAACCATCAAGGCCGCCATCCAGAGCATCGTGCGCAGCGGCCGCAACCGGCTGATTCTCAATCTGGGCAAGGTCGGCTTTATGGATAGTTCCGGGCTGAGTATTCTGCTGTCGTGCAAGCGCCTGTGCGAAGAGACCAACGGCCGTTTGACGCTGTGCGCCTTGCAAAGTTACGTCAGCAATCTGGTCATGCTGACCAACCTGAATCGCTCGATCCCCATTTTTGAAACCGAAGAGCAGGCCATCGCCGGCTGA
- the gyrA gene encoding DNA gyrase subunit A: MFGDGNVVPISIRDEMRRSYIDYAMSVIVGRALPDVRDGLKPVHRRILYAMHELGLTPEKAFKKCAKVVGEVLGKYHPHGDTAVYDALVRLAQDFSSRYPLVNGHGNFGSVEGDNAAAMRYTECKLTHVAMTMLQDIEQDTVDFQPNYDGSESEPSVLPTRLPILLLNGSSGIAVGMATNIPPYNLSEVVDGLCALIDEPTLDADGITQYIKGPDFPTGGEIVGMRGIREAYRTGRGSVLVRAITSIEQIPGGGGRQERTAIVVTEIPFQVNLTNLIEKIAELARERKVEGISDLRNESDRDGMRLVIELKRDAKPDVVLRNLHKHTQLQTTFGVNSLALVNNQPRLLSLLDILHEFIDHRIEVVVRRTRFELGKAQARAHILAGLIIAIGDLDQVIALIRNAKSAEEAREQLTTRYSLDVDQANAILEMQLRRLTGLEREKITAEYNDLQVKIADFKAILADRQRVLSIIKEELRELQAQYGDPRKTRILPTEDDGFSMEDLTPNEAMAVFITRQGYIKRIALDAFERQNRATRGKGAIKTRDEDDVILFFVANMHDSVLFFTSRGIAHSLKVYDLPEGSRQSKGLAVINLLPLEQEERVTAVVPVADFSDSRFLLMLTAQGWIKKIELAHFANIRRNGLIAIGLEDDDSLNWVLPADDNDQVIIGTSLGMAIRFPVRDLRPIGRTARGVTAMKMRAGDQIVDFGVCPNNATLDLMIITNDGFGKRTNIAEFRPQNRGGIGLIATKFKNPRSRLTNILVIDDSDELLIASANGVVVRLNARDISRQGRAATGVRLQNMDDNDFVASVTKIVSDEEQERLTQDGAAGAARQHGSDTLAPSDPVDADDDAQTRLPDLKPPSEDDDAPSA, translated from the coding sequence ATTTTCGGCGACGGCAACGTCGTTCCCATCAGCATTCGCGACGAAATGCGCCGCTCGTACATCGATTACGCCATGAGCGTCATCGTCGGCCGCGCCCTGCCCGACGTGCGCGACGGTCTCAAGCCCGTTCACCGGCGCATCCTGTACGCCATGCACGAACTGGGCCTCACCCCCGAGAAGGCATTCAAGAAATGCGCCAAGGTGGTCGGCGAAGTGCTGGGGAAATATCACCCGCACGGCGACACCGCCGTCTACGACGCGCTGGTGCGCCTTGCCCAGGATTTTTCCAGCCGCTACCCGCTGGTAAACGGCCATGGCAACTTCGGCAGCGTCGAAGGCGACAATGCCGCCGCCATGCGATACACCGAATGCAAGCTGACGCACGTGGCGATGACGATGTTGCAAGACATCGAGCAAGACACGGTTGACTTTCAGCCCAACTACGACGGCTCGGAGTCGGAGCCAAGCGTGTTGCCCACGCGCCTGCCCATCCTGTTGCTCAACGGATCCAGCGGCATCGCCGTCGGCATGGCGACCAATATCCCGCCCTATAACCTGTCGGAAGTCGTCGACGGCCTGTGCGCGCTCATCGACGAGCCGACGCTGGACGCTGACGGCATTACCCAGTACATCAAGGGACCGGACTTCCCCACCGGCGGCGAAATTGTCGGGATGCGCGGCATCCGGGAAGCCTATCGAACCGGGCGCGGCAGCGTGCTGGTGCGCGCCATTACCAGCATTGAGCAGATTCCCGGCGGCGGCGGACGCCAGGAACGCACCGCCATCGTGGTGACGGAAATTCCCTTCCAGGTAAACCTGACCAATCTGATCGAGAAAATTGCAGAACTGGCCCGCGAACGCAAAGTAGAAGGCATCAGCGACCTGCGCAACGAGTCGGACCGCGACGGCATGCGTCTGGTCATCGAACTCAAGCGCGACGCCAAACCGGACGTCGTCCTGCGCAACCTGCACAAGCACACGCAGTTACAGACCACCTTCGGCGTCAATTCGCTGGCGTTGGTGAATAATCAGCCGCGCTTGCTGAGCCTGCTCGATATTCTGCATGAGTTTATTGATCACCGCATCGAAGTCGTTGTCCGTCGCACGCGCTTTGAACTGGGCAAGGCCCAGGCCCGCGCCCATATTCTGGCCGGATTAATTATCGCCATCGGCGATCTGGACCAGGTGATCGCCTTGATTCGCAACGCCAAAAGCGCAGAAGAGGCCCGCGAGCAGCTCACGACGCGCTATAGCCTCGATGTTGATCAGGCCAACGCCATTCTGGAAATGCAATTGCGCCGCCTCACCGGACTGGAACGCGAGAAAATCACGGCGGAATACAACGATCTGCAAGTCAAAATCGCTGATTTCAAGGCGATTCTCGCAGATCGTCAGCGCGTATTGTCGATTATTAAAGAAGAACTGCGAGAATTGCAGGCGCAATACGGCGACCCGCGTAAAACGCGCATCTTGCCGACCGAAGATGACGGCTTCTCGATGGAAGATCTCACCCCCAACGAGGCGATGGCCGTCTTTATCACCCGTCAGGGCTATATCAAGCGCATCGCGCTGGACGCCTTCGAGCGTCAGAACCGGGCCACGCGCGGAAAAGGCGCCATTAAGACGCGCGACGAGGACGACGTGATCCTGTTCTTCGTGGCGAATATGCACGATTCCGTGCTGTTTTTCACCAGCCGGGGCATCGCTCACAGCCTGAAGGTTTACGATTTACCCGAAGGCAGCCGCCAATCGAAGGGCCTGGCCGTCATCAACCTGTTGCCTTTGGAGCAGGAAGAACGCGTCACCGCCGTGGTGCCGGTCGCCGACTTCTCCGACTCGCGCTTCCTGCTGATGCTGACTGCGCAAGGCTGGATTAAGAAAATCGAGCTGGCGCATTTCGCCAATATTCGCCGCAACGGCCTCATCGCCATTGGCCTGGAAGACGACGACTCGCTGAACTGGGTGCTGCCCGCCGATGACAACGATCAGGTGATTATCGGCACCAGTCTGGGTATGGCGATTCGCTTCCCGGTGCGCGATTTGCGTCCGATTGGCCGCACGGCGCGCGGCGTCACGGCGATGAAAATGCGCGCCGGCGATCAAATCGTCGATTTCGGCGTCTGCCCCAATAACGCGACGCTCGACCTGATGATTATCACCAACGACGGTTTCGGCAAGCGCACCAATATCGCCGAATTCCGTCCGCAGAATCGCGGCGGCATCGGGCTGATTGCAACCAAATTCAAGAACCCGCGCAGCCGCCTGACCAATATTCTGGTGATTGACGACTCTGACGAGCTGCTGATCGCCAGCGCCAACGGCGTCGTGGTGCGTCTCAACGCCCGCGACATCTCGCGCCAGGGGCGCGCCGCCACCGGCGTGCGCCTGCAGAATATGGACGACAACGACTTTGTGGCCTCCGTCACGAAGATCGTCTCTGACGAAGAGCAGGAACGCCTGACCCAGGACGGCGCAGCAGGCGCGGCGCGGCAGCATGGAAGCGATACGCTCGCCCCGTCTGATCCGGTCGACGCCGATGACGACGCTCAGACCCGACTGCCGGATCTGAAGCCGCCCTCCGAAGACGACGACGCCCCTTCGGCGTAA